TGTTTCCGAAGAAAAACACTTTACGCATGGAGCCACAAGGTTTCCTGCTGTCCCAGCTCTGAACCAATCCAGGCCAAAGACCAAAGCCTTCAAGCGGTCCCCAAACCATCTCACCGACTATGTAACTGCCCTGAAGAAATAAAATGCACTTAAGAAATGGAATAAAGTCAGGGGTGCACATAACAGGTGCACTTGGGTGATTTAGATTAAAAAAGCACCACATAAGACACTAAAGAAGTGCTTTTGGTACAAACACTGCTAGCACTATGAAGCCTTGTTTCTCAAGTTACTGCCATATATGGAATTTCCCATGAATCATTGATAAGATtaacacaaatgtgttaaaattaatGTGTGGGGTAAGAGGTGCAAATATTGCTCTTGTTTTTGTTAAACTACATATCAGAGCTTGAAATTGCGTTTGTTTTGGAAAAAATTTTTATCTAcgcaacctcaaaatatatttgggagcatttgtgtgaGTGCAAAAATTGTTGCCGTGCGACCCGTattcactgcaaaatgttcacagCATGTGCGGCTTTAGGAAACATTtgtgcagaatgcatctttgtaCCTAAAAACTTAAAACGCAGTGCTGCGAAATGGTTTATGTTGGTGGTTTATGGTTTAATGGTTTTAGTTGTCATGCCATCCTGCTACAGTAAACAAAAAGCCTTTAATACCCGCCCcgcatttgcgctcttcagattGGTCCACTGCGCCAGAACTGAAcacgaatggattggttaataacAGCTGTCATTCATTGAATGATATTAAATGTCAGCTGAACATCTTCAGGTGACAGTGAGCAACAACTGCGAAAATGTAAATGGCTGAAGATGAGTGATAAGAATAACAaagtagataataataataataacagttctagataataattctaataatgaattagaaaccacctaaagttacaaaaaaaTGTCACATCTAATTAATGATCATGTGGCAAATGCTAATCCACAATTTTCACTTCTCGAAGACTACCAGTGGCTGCAAGTCCGCAAACAAAGTGgctaaagccattcactgtaaagttgATGGGACGGAGTTTGCCACTAAATCTTTTTTAGTGCAAgtggatttatttattccttcatttaatTGTCAAGATGTGCAGGGACGGTGGGTGcatgcagattttgtttgtttgttagttttgattagtgttgattttaaagagcccatattatacatgaaatagggtcatatcctggttgtaagggtctccaacaacagtctaatatgcatgcaaggtcaaaaaacactttcatggtcttataatctgcatttatttttagctaattatcccagcgactcctgtatgaatcgtccagtgattcatttgttcccaaacccctccttagcgcggagctaatctgcgctgattggaccgatgacagtctgtcgcgattggtcgactgccttcagtcagagagggaaatggccaatagctaatcagcaatttaaaaagtaatcacagttcatacacgctggatagtgtagacgtggattttagctgccacactatggcgagtggatagtgccacggataaccgaacgaaggagacagtcgtgcactcgccataccacacacacacaaaaacacacacacacctccggataccaacgctcccgcttccgcccgcacccgccaggttttagcctgagaacccgctccgttttctgcccgccgcgcccggtcccgctagagcggagaacacaaccaaaaatcacccagtatacagtccagacagcacaaagctcgttcgttcgttcgctctctctctctctctcatacgcgcgcgtgcgcactaacacacacacacacaagcaccacgcagactctctctttctaattcgcatagcaatatccgtgatattgctagacagcccgctcccgtcccaaattaaacccgttaccgaccgctcccgcgatttattcggaaatttattcccgcggctgtccccgcgccagatttctgcggcgcgggaataaatttccgaataaatcgcgggagcagaactctagcacggagctccataaacaaacagcacgcgtcgcgtttttaacgtgactttgcacgcgataagataatatatccagttaacctgatacagtacacgcggttacaagtaacaaatcacaactaaatacatttgcaagctagagtcaacgaggcaacaactttaaccgcacgtacttacacttgagaaatggaagaaacccatcctgacgtccatcagttactctttactgatccttcctttaacaaactcagatgaagtattctttgtagcatgtagcttccagaagtttccaactgcttggttataatgctgaggtttcatctttgggtagagactcaatataatgtccatctgcagtgttacttcaatcgaccggcatgtttgtgtgcgtgtgtttgtgggagtgcgtgtgtttgtgggtgtgcgtgtgtgtctgggtttctgcgtcagagggcggggcctcaggtttgaaatctcccgggtttgcgcgtgcacgtgaataacttggtttcgttcgtacgtcatggcgaaacacctaatgagtcggtatcaaggcgactcgtttgaagcactttgagtcgactcttttatagatgaatcaaccgttttaaacactgtattcttacagatttaagccttagctggatacttcacttcacttagagctgtgttacacactacatggaggggaattttcaaaaacccataatatgggctctttaaatgctATAAATATGTTAGTATAAAAcatgtagtaacggtgctcagaATTTTTGGTGGGTGTGCCTAAATGTTAGATGATGCGTCTAAGAtttgaagttaggagcaccagtgctaccaagcaaaaagttTAATTTCAAGCCCTTTATATactaaacatatacacacaagtGATACAAAATACATTTAACTTTAGAAAGGCTGAAGAAGTTACCTTGTATGGATTTTTTGTTTGCTCATTATTATGGCAGctatttctttttcctttctggtaaaataacaaaaacattgcGTTCAATTACAGTATCCAGATTCGCATCACCCTACTGTGCAAACAGTAAGTACACATTTACCTCTCTCCATAtgacatcaccatcatcatcactactGCTGTAATCATCATGGCTGCTGCTGcacttatcatcatcatcatcatcatcattacttgACACATTCGGACAATTTCCTGatggcaaaaataaatattttgatttgaGTCATGTGCCAAATTCTCAGAAAGGACAAAGTAACCGTTATAACATCTATTATATTTAAAGAGGAACCTTTTGTGTCATTTTGGCTTTCTGTGTCCAAATCCGACACCGGCAAAGTATCCTCTACTTCCATTGGCTCAACGTCTTCCTCTTCCCCCAAGTCAATGACATCTGAGAATAAAGCAGATTTTTTAAGGGGGTGACGCAAAAAGAGATCAGGGTCTGGTCGCAATATATCCTTTCACAACAGGAAATGTAAATATACTCCAAGAATGAAACTCATCTTCTCTTtggtaatggggtatatgcacagctagtgttttcagccaacgataaacttccagtgaaagcttaatgtgagtattttcaatttcataaggttccttttacagcatcaatgttgtaatgtaaatacCCCAACTCCcaattaaatagacttaagcatttatttagttgtttaagtgtAAAACCATCAGGATCGGCAGAcgagtgcagaaactccattgaaaatactgggatgaaataaataatcatcattattatattttaaagagatggcggggggaaatggatttgaatgcagtgcttcttgtctggtctgagacccatattgtatatctatcaggTGGTGAAGATCGCttaattttaaagaaatcagcCCTTAAGCATGGCAATTTTATAATTTTACCAGAAgcgctgaggctggctggctgaaattaaaagtctgtgtgtatATACCCCATTATTATGCATACCCgctctgttctttttttttcatattttatgttACAATGTGAAAATACTATTGTAAGACTTTACATGCAGTTGGTTGGAAATGTTtagcaaatataataaaataatatatttgttgtttatttgttttgttgtgttgttataTCAAGTGCTGGGGAGGGATTATTGAAGTACATTTTTTGTGACCAAATAAGGtattataaaaaaagagaaaatggtgTTCAGGAACTTTCTCCATCTCAGAGATACTTCCAAGTCAAGCCCCAGGGCTCAGTTCCTCAACAGCCTATTAATTACTCTGTTGTCAAATTGTACGGttattataaatctttttttctttaaaagtatGAACACTGGTGTCTTTTACCCCTTACCTAGCATCTCTGGGCTGAGATGTGATGGAGCACTTTTATAAGAACTGCTGTCTGTGACATCATCCTCAGACACATGCTTCTTGCAGTCCTTCAGTTTTTTTCTCTTGATGTTGTCAGTGTGTTGAAACAGCTGAAATACAGACAATCGTGCACATAAACAAAAAACTCTAAAtctgaattcatttatttttctgtgtGTCCCTGACTGTTCAATGACATCAACATATTAAACACCATCATTAGTTCCTTGATTCaaactttattaaacattatttagtcAAACTGATATTTGATAACTAGGTTTCTCAAGCTGTTCATGAACTCAGTAACTCACCCGTTCAAAATTCTGCTCTTTTTTCAGAGTTGTGGGAAGGGCCAACAAGCTTAGGATGACTTTCCCAAAACTAGATGCCTTCCCCATAATCCTCAGCTCTGTTTTCCAGTACTGCTTCATTGACTGGTCAGCTGGCTGTGCATCACTTTCATCAATAAACTGGTACTCCAAAAACTCGTCTTTGAGCAAGCTGACATTCTCTGAGCAAACACCAAAACCGATGCCTAAATCTTGGACCATTTTGCCCGTCACTTCAAGCTTTTTTCCTGGACTCAACACCAACGACAAGTTTCTCAGGGTGGAATCAGGGAGAGGCAGACGTTTGACAATATTAACAGTAACAGTGGTGTAGAAGGAGATGATGGATCTGTGAAATGTCTCCAAGTAGTCAGACAACTCTTCAGAGTGCTGCTGGAGAAAATCAGCAGCCTGTTCGCCGACTGCAACCTCTCCTCTAGGTAAATGTCCCACTGTCTCCTGTACAAGTGAGGTCTTTCCTCTCCTGTGAAAATACTCTGCTGCTTTTGGTCTGAGGAAACTCTGTGTGTAAAGCCTCAATAATTTAGAAGCATCTTGGAGCAGTTGTAAGACGCTGGCACCTTGGTCGATAATCTCCTGAAAATCACAAAGCGGCTGCAAAGCGTGGGTAAGAAAGAGAACGTTGAGCTTTATTTTGGGATCCTCTAGAAGAAGGCAGACTGCTTCTTCTTCTGTATCCAGAGATCCAAAGTACTTCTCAAGATGTGACCAAGCTAAAGAGATTTTCTTAATTATTCTCCAGAAGAGAGAGCACTGAGATGTCAGATTATCAATGTCTGATCCTTCAACATCTTCAAGCAAAGCTTGTAGATCTGCTGGGAAAGATGGGAAGTGTTTGTAGATCTCTATGATGAGATTCAGAATCAGGTCAGAAAACTCAATTTTCTCAACACCACTGTGACACACTTGTCCTGTCAGGTCTGTAAGTCCACATAAAGACACAATCTCAGCTTTCATTAACTGTAGACCAGCTACAAGATGTTCGTGATCTGGAAAATCTGAATATAATATGGCCATATTGGATATAGGTATTCCGATCTTCCTCAGCAAGTCCAAGATGTAGTTGCAGATGTCTTCAGTGGACTCTTTTGTTGGATAGACAACATCCAGCAGTCTGATTTTGTTTTTTCCAGTATCTTCGTCAAAAAAGCCCAACAAGAGCACACTGGCCTTCTTGTCATTCTCGATCTCCACTCCATGGTATAGATAAAGGCAGTATGGAGTCTGTCTGCAGATGGCAGTAATGTCCTCCCAGTATTTCTGGTCTAATGCTGGATTTTTTGAAACAGATCCACAATCTGAGGTAGATGAAGCATACCTTTTGATGAAACACATTGTGGCTGGATTGCAAGTGAATGCATTATTTGAATTTTGTTTGCCATTTTTAATTTGCTGTTTTGGACATCTGAGTCTTGATGAACGTCTTCtagctgaaataataataaaaaacaaatagccAAAAAATAGTACAAGACCACCgatacaatttttgttttttcaatataaaaaaaaattaatcaaaagtAAACACCTACGCATTTCAAGCTCTGTGAACTGAAACTCTTTGAATGACAGGTTTTCTGGATGTTACCATTCAGCAGAGTTTCTAAAA
The nucleotide sequence above comes from Danio rerio strain Tuebingen ecotype United States chromosome 23, GRCz12tu, whole genome shotgun sequence. Encoded proteins:
- the dnmt3bb.3 gene encoding DNA (cytosine-5-)-methyltransferase beta, duplicate b.3 isoform X1, with the protein product MPRRRSSRLRCPKQQIKNGKQNSNNAFTCNPATMCFIKRYASSTSDCGSVSKNPALDQKYWEDITAICRQTPYCLYLYHGVEIENDKKASVLLLGFFDEDTGKNKIRLLDVVYPTKESTEDICNYILDLLRKIGIPISNMAILYSDFPDHEHLVAGLQLMKAEIVSLCGLTDLTGQVCHSGVEKIEFSDLILNLIIEIYKHFPSFPADLQALLEDVEGSDIDNLTSQCSLFWRIIKKISLAWSHLEKYFGSLDTEEEAVCLLLEDPKIKLNVLFLTHALQPLCDFQEIIDQGASVLQLLQDASKLLRLYTQSFLRPKAAEYFHRRGKTSLVQETVGHLPRGEVAVGEQAADFLQQHSEELSDYLETFHRSIISFYTTVTVNIVKRLPLPDSTLRNLSLVLSPGKKLEVTGKMVQDLGIGFGVCSENVSLLKDEFLEYQFIDESDAQPADQSMKQYWKTELRIMGKASSFGKVILSLLALPTTLKKEQNFERLFQHTDNIKRKKLKDCKKHVSEDDVTDSSSYKSAPSHLSPEMLDVIDLGEEEDVEPMEVEDTLPVSDLDTESQNDTKGNCPNVSSNDDDDDDDKCSSSHDDYSSSDDDGDVIWREKGKRNSCHNNEQTKNPYKGSYIVGEMVWGPLEGFGLWPGLVQSWDSRKPCGSMRKVFFFGNSMQSEIQADDLTPFFSFAKCFSSNSFATVATYKDAIFNSLQVASRRSRMFFSPDTDSMDELLRVMLNWAFGGFKPSGEDGLRPQSECNELVFTPRSVNGNDGPSSNFKDHREKLFNLTVSLNKLPESLDLHRGSIDIGKTHVYRKFMLPKRSLRPLQSREKKYTHWKRYLNDMESMKVDSRQNSQERYEMVHAFLENKMDIEEFCLSCGSTFVDIIHPLFEGSLCVKCKFNFTETLYRYDEDGYQSYCTVCCSGMEVILCGHDSCCRCYCVDCLDILVGKGTFKQLKNVDPWTCYLCAPETSSGALKPRHDWSIRVQELFANNSAMQFEPHRVYPSIPADQRRPVRVLSLFDGIATGYLVLRDLGFKVEKYVASEVDEESVTISMVNHEGKITYVDDVKKITRKHIDKWGPFDLLIGGSPCNDLCTVNPGRKGLFEGSGRLFFEYYRLLNVLKPKEDDPRPFFWLFENVVLMENRVRADISRFLECNPVLIDAVKVSPAHRARYFWGNIPGMNRPIIASQKDKVSLQDCLDGGRTAKYEKIRTITTRPNILRPGIDDRHYPIVMNGKDDSLWITEIEKIFGFPKHYTDVKNLGRMQRQRVLGKSWSVPVIRHLLAPLKDYFACDEFPAK
- the dnmt3bb.3 gene encoding DNA (cytosine-5-)-methyltransferase beta, duplicate b.3 (The RefSeq protein has 5 substitutions, 3 non-frameshifting indels compared to this genomic sequence) produces the protein MPRRRSSRLRCPKQQIKNGKQNSNNAFTCNPATMCFIKRYASSTSDCGSVSKNPALDQKYWEDITAICRQTPYCLYLYHGVEIENDKKASVLLLGFFDEDTGKNKIRLLDVVYPTKESTEDICNYILDLLRKIGIPISNMAILYSDFPDHEHLVAGLQLMKAEIVSLCGLTDLTGQVCHSGVEKIEFSDLILNLIIEIYKHFPSFPADLQALLEDVEGSDIDNLTSQCSLFWRIIKKISLAWSHLEKYFGSLDTEEEAVCLLLEDPKIKLNVLFLTHALQPLCDFQEIIDQGASVLQLLQDASKLLRLYTQSFLRPKAAEYFHRRGKTSLVQETVGHLPRGEVAVGEQAADFLQQHSEELSDYLETFHRSIISFYTTVTVNIVKRLPLPDSTLRNLSLVLSPGKKLEVTGKMVQDLGIGFGVCSENVSLLKDEFLEYQFIDESDAQPADQSMKQYWKTELRIMGKASSFGKVILSLLALPTTLKKEQNFERLFQHTDNIKRKKLKDCKKHVSEDDVTDSSSYKSAPSHLSPETQDVIDLGEEEDVEPMEVEDTLPVSDLNTESQNDTKGNCPNVSSNDDDDKCSSSSSHDDYSSSDDDDDGDVIWREKGKGNSCHNNEQTKNPYKGSYIVGEMVWGPLEGFGLWPGLVQSWDSRKPCGSMRKVFFFGNSMQSEIQADDLTPFFSFAKCFSSNSFATVATYKDAIFNSLQVASRRSRMFFSPDTDSMDELLRVMLNWAFGGFKPSGEDGLRPQSECNELVFTPRSVNGNDGPSSNFKDHREKLFNLTVSLNKLPESLDLHRGSIDIGKTHVYRKFMLSKRSLRPLQSREKKYTHWKRYLNDMESMKVDSRQNSQERYEMVHAFLENKMDIEEFCLSCGSTFVDIIHPLFEGSLCVKCKFNFTETLYRYDEDGYQSYCTVCCSGMEVILCGHDSCCRCYCVDCLDILVGKGTFKQLKNVDPWTCYLCAPETSSGALKPRHDWSIRVQELFANNSAMQFEPHRVYPSIPADQRRPVRVLSLFDGIATGYLVLRDLGFKVEKYVASEVDEESVTISMVNHEGKITYVDDVKKITRKHIDKWGPFDLLIGGSPCNDLCTVNPGRKGLFEGSGRLFFEYYRLLNVLKPKEDDPRPFFWLFENVVLMENRVRADISRFLECNPVLIDAVKVSPAHRARYFWGNIPGMNRPIIASQKDKVSLQDCLDGGRTAKYEKIRTITTRPNILRPGIDDRHYPIVMNGKDDSLWITEIEKIFGFPKHYTDVKNLGRMQRQRVLGKSWSVPVIRHLLAPLKDYFACDEFPAK